From Salarias fasciatus chromosome 12, fSalaFa1.1, whole genome shotgun sequence, the proteins below share one genomic window:
- the atad1a gene encoding outer mitochondrial transmembrane helix translocase, whose translation MLLKDLPREALLRPLSRNEVVGMLVRLTIFGAATYYSIKWVVDAMDPTSKQKSQAKKRAELLMKRIGVEGVKLTEYEMNIASHLVDPQTMKVTWRDIAGLDEVINELQDTVILPFQKRHLLAGSKLFQPPKGVLLFGPPGCGKTMIAKATAKASGCKFINLQASTLTDMWYGESQKLTAAVFSLAVKIQPCIIFIDEIDSFLRNRSNLDHEATAMMKAQFMSLWDGLDTSSTTQVMVMGATNRPQDVDPAILRRMPTTFHVGLPSTRQRQDILRLILAGENLSNAINLKEIAEKTEGYSGSDLRELCRDAAMYRVRDYVRKEQMRQIAQQLQDCQEEEKPVDEERLRPVTQLDLLFGLDKMKESKRATAFMVPGAAEVPLD comes from the exons ATGTTGCTCAAAGATCTCCCCAGAGAGGCCCTGCTACGGCCGTTATCCAGGAACGAGGTGGTTGGCATGTTGGTGAGGCTGACCATATTTGGTGCAGCCACCTACTACAGCATCAAATGGGTGGTGGACGCAATGGACCCTACCTCCAAACAGAAAAGCCAAGCCAAGAAAAGG GcggagctgctgatgaagaggaTTGGTGTTGAGGGCGTCAAACTAACAGAATATGAGATGAATATTGCATCTCACTTAGTCGATCCACAAACTATGAAG GTGACCTGGAGAGATATAGCAGGTCTGGATGAGGTTATTAATGAGCTTCAAGACACAGTCATCCTGCCCTTTCAGAAAAGACACCTGCTCGCTGGATCAAAACTCTTTCAGCCTCCTAAAG GGGTTTTGTTGTTTGGCCCTCCAGGATGTGGGAAGACTATGATCGCCAAGGCTACAGCCAAAGCCTCAGGGTGCAAGTTTATCAACCTCCAGGCCTCCACGCTGACAGACATGTGGTACGGAGAATCGCAGAAGCTGACTGCAGCGGTCTTCTCATTAGCAGTCAAAATTCAGCCCTGCATCATCTTCATCGATGAGATCG ATTCATTTCTGAGGAATCGCTCCAATCTGGACCATGAGGCCACAGCTATGATGAAAGCTCAGTTCATGAGTCTGTGGGACGGCCTGGACACCTCCTCTACCACCCAG GTGATGGTGATGGGAGCTACGAACAGGCCGCAGGATGTGGATCCGGCCATTCTGCGCAGGATGCCCACCACGTTTCATGTTGGCCTGCCA AGCACACGGCAAAGACAAGACATCCTGAGGCTGATTTTAGCCGGGGAAAAC CTGAGCAACGCCATTAATCTGAAGGAGATCGCGGAGAAGACCGAGGGCTACTCCGGCAGCGACCTGCGGGAGCTCTGTCGTGACGCAGCCATGTACCGCGTCCGCGACTACGTCCGCAAGGAGCAAATGAGGCAGATcgctcagcagctccaggactgccaggaggaggaaaa GCCGGTGGATGAGGAGCGGTTGCGGCCCGTCACCCAGCTGGACCTCCTCTTTGGCCTGGACAAGATGAAAGAGTCCAAGCGGGCCACGGCCTTCATGGTGCCCGGCGCAGCCGAGGTCCCTCTGGACTGA